AACTATTATACGTACTGATAGGATTAAAGTTACATGTTTTGGTAAAATTAAACTTATTCTTTAATCCTAAATATGCTGTTTGATAACTCCTTTCGAACCTGTTGGGCTTGGCTGTAATTCTAAAACCGAATTCGGAGCAAGATTAGGTTCTATTCGATGTGAAACAAACAGGATGGTAATATTAGTTTCCCTTTTTATTGTGTTGATAAGTTGAATTACCAATGCTACATTATGGTCGTCTAAACCTTCAATTGGTTCATCTAGAATTAATAACGGAGGATGTTTGAGAACCGCACGGGTAATAAGCGCTACTCTTTGTTGGCCAATCGAAAGTCTGTTGAAAATTTTGTTTTTCAATGGTGTCATTTCAATTAAATCAAGCCATTGAGAAACAATTTTTCGCTGCAAGGTTGTTGGTTGTCTGTACAACCCAATGGAATCGAAGAAACCAGAAAGAATCATTTCTTCCAAAGTTGTATTTCTATTGAACAAATCAGTCATGGATGTTGAGAAAGACCCAATTTTCTTTTTGATTTCCCAAATGCTTTCCCCACTGCCTTTTTTTCTTCCAAAGAGTTCAATGTCCTGTCCATAACCTTTGGTGTTATCACCCGAAATTAATGATAAAAGTGTGCTTTTTCCAGAACCATTCGGACCTATAAGCTGCCAAAATTCACCTTGTTTAATAGTCCAGGAAAGCGAATCGATAATTGATCTTTCGTCATAAGAAACAGATATCTTATTCATTTTTATAAGAATACCATCTTTAAAAACTTCTTTGTGAATAGGTATTTTGTATTCATTATTTTCAAGTGAATGATCTTCAGTTATTTTTATATCGTTCAATTCAAATGAATTGTTTTCTATTTGTGCTTTATTAGAAATAAAAGGAAGCAAATCGGCCGTTCGATTCACCAATTGAATAATTCGAACCGAATTTGATATGGTTTCGATTGCTGTTGCTAATTCTAATCGGGATTTTTGGTCAAGATGATCCATTGGATTATCCAGAATGATATAGTCAGGATTTTGTTTGAGACAATATTTTAAAAACTCTTTTTTTCGTTCTCCAGATGAAAAGGTACGTAGGTTTCGGTGAGCTTCAACTGTAGCTTCGATTGAATCGTGTTTGAATTCTTCCTCTATTAATTTTTGAATGGATATATCAGAAAATAAGATTCCTTTTTGAGTATTGAAATCTGATAATTTTCCTTGAATTTTTCCTGATAATAAAGTATCTATGAAGTTTTTTTTATCAACCTGATTGGATAAAAGAATGTCCCAATGTTTCATTTTGTGCGTATTGAAAATAAAATATCTAATTTGGTGAAATTAGCCATAATAATGCAAATTTGAAAAGGATTTACCCAATAAAAAAAGCCTCAACAAATGAGGCTTTAATGGTTTTAATCAAGTTTATTAAATTTCTTTATCCACAGTTTCTGGCTCTTCTATTTTTTCTGTTTCTTCAATTTGAGCTACAGGTTCTTCAAGTTCATTTGTTTCTTCTTCGTTTTCATTGTTTTTATTTTTAGAAAACCATCCTTTTACTTTATTTTTGAAAGCACCAAAGAAACCTAAAAGTGCCAATATAATTACTTTGGCAAATTTAGCAAAGATTGCAAAGAATCCAACTTTAGCCAAAACCTTTCCAGCAACAAGACCTCCAATTGTCCAGGCTGCTACTTCATCTACAGATGAGTCAAAATCGTCATATTTATATCCATCATTAAATTGAACAATATCAAGCACTTTATTAATATCTTTTTGGACAAGAGGCAAATCATTTTCGGTTGCAATAGCGTTCAATACCAAAACTCCTTTTCTACCTAGGACTCTAACATTATAGTTTAGTGTATTTATAGGGTCTTTACCAAATTTTATTTCTTTTGCCCAGTGCAGAATTTTTCTGTCTTTATCATAAAATGGTTTTGCTGCCCAACCTACAATATTAACAGGTTCATAACCTGCTTTTTGTCTTTCCTTGTTTTCTTCGACAGTTTCTTTTTGCATTTCGGTTAGCAAATCATCATAATTAATATCATCTGCGTCATCGTCTTCTACGTGACCAATCTCATCGTATTGGATGTTAAAAACATATCCATTTTGACTAAGTATACCTTGATTTTCAGGTAAAAGTAAACCCAGAGTCAAATTGTCATCTTTTGGATTACCCCATAAATCGACTAAGACTCTTTCTGCTTGAACTGGATTTAGATATTTAAAACCTTTTGGAACATTTATTTTTCCAACTCCGTTTTTTAAATTAATGGTTCCATGCTCGTATTTAAACGATTTCTCGATAGAGTCCATTTTTTTTACTGAAGCTTCATCTTGAGAATACATAAAATAAGTGATGAGGCAAGAAATAATTGTCAAAGTAATTTTCTTCATTTTCTATATTTGGTTAATGATTGGTAAAAAAACATGTAGTTAAAAAGACTACATGTTTTCAAATATAAGTTTTTTTTTAATAAATACTATTTTTTATTAAGAAGGTATTTTACCAATGTATTAAATGATGTAGAGAGAATTTAATTTATTTCAAAGGAAAATTGGATTCAAAAGTTTTGAAACGAGAATCCAAATTTTGAATTAATTGTTTTTTTACTGCTTTATCCTGAATAAAACTATAGTTGATACTGTTGTAAACAAATTGCTTGATATCAGTATAAGAAATAGTCGGATATCTTTTGGCTAGTAAAACATATTGCTCAGTCATATTGGTTCGTAATATTCCGGCATCGTCTGTGCTAATGACAATAGGTACTCCAAATTCTTTATATAATAGAATAGGATGGCGATTTTCTTTTACTTTCAAAATGAATTCATTACTCGTCAGATTGATTTCAACAGGAATATCATTCTTAGCCATGTAACGCAATAAATCATAGCTTTTATCTTCGTAAGCGATATCAACTCCGTGCCCAATTCTATTGGCACCTGCGGTATAAACAGCAGCGTTGATATGCCAGGACAATTCTTCTGGGCGAACTAATCCTAAGGTGAGTTCTCCTGCATGCAACGTATATTTTACTTTTGGAAATCGGCTGTGACAATACTTGAACATCAGCATGTGTAACTCATAATCTTTCATCGATGTTTCACCATCTTCGGGAGAAACTATGTTTACGCCCGCCATCAAAGGACTACTATCTGCAGAGATAAATGCTACAACCAAATTTTTGAATAAATCTACTGGTTCCATAAAGCGTAAAACAAAATTCTGGTAGCGCATCGTGAATTGTTTATCATCGATTTTTAATTCATTGTGCATTTTGCCAACAAAATTGGTATTGAAATCGGTGGCGTATTTTTTAGCATCATTTTTAATGAAAATAGTATACAAAGAATCCAAGGATTGCATGACAGCTTTCTCATTTTTATTGGCAACCATTTTTCGTAATTGCGTATTGAATTTGGCTAAATCGTTTGTTTGTATAGCGCAAGGAATAGTTGATAATTGAGTTTCGATGTAGCTTACATTTTCTTTTATAGCTCTATTTTTTAGTTCTAATAAACCTGCTTCAAAATTTCCGTTCGTGGCGGGCTCAAACTTCATGAAAGATTCAAAAAACTGTTTATCCGAAGGGTAATCGACATAGTTAAAATCCTTAACTGACCATTTATGCATTACTTTTTGTTTGTAAGCTTCCAATTCTCCATTCTTTTGTAAAGTCGAGAATAATACCCAGTCTGTTCCTGTTTGTTTTTCTTTACTAACAGTCATGGTTTGAGTATTCAGATAGAAATCTTGAGCGATCGCATGAGCTAATAAAGGTTCGGCATAAATAGAACCTGAATAGTGATGATGCAAATCACCACCTTTAGGCATTTGTGCAAAAAAAGCAGTTAGAGCTGCTTCGTTATTTCTAATTTTCTCGAAATATTGCTCTGTTGATTGTGAAAATCCAACGTTGAATAGGATACAAAAAAGGAAGGTGTGAAATAATTTCATGTTCTATATTTCCTTGCAAATATAACAAAAATTTGGAAATTTGTTTGAGTATTATGGTTAATTGATTTTTAGTAACTGTTTTACTGTTGATTTTCAGTGTAATCCAAATCGACATGAAAGGTTTCTTTTAATTTCCATAGCGCCAATAACGAACCTATTGATAATATAGATCCGACAATCATTCCTGCTTTGAGAATATCTCCTTCAAAAATGCGATCTCTGAAAAAACTATATATTAAAATAATCAACGGAAGCGAACCTCGAACAAAATTTGGAACTGTTGTAGTTACAGTTGCTCTGATATTGGTTCCAAATTGTTCTGCTGCAATGGTTACAAATAAAACCCAATAACCTACAGAGATTCCCATCGTAAAACAAAGGAGGTAGAAAGTAGAAGCAGATATTCCGAAGGCATTCAAGTAAACAAAAACCATAATCAGATTGAAGACCAAGAACAAACACATGATTTTTTTTCGGCTTTTTAACCATTGGCTGAATAATCCGCTGGCAATATCTCCAAAAACTAAACCGGCGTAACAAAAGGCAATTGCTTTTCCTGCTACTATGGTTTCGGCATGTTCTACACCAAGTGCTTTTGCAAATTCGGGTGAAAAAGTAATTAGAACGCCCACTAAAAACCAAAGTGGAACTCCAATCAAAATGCATTGTAAGTATTTATAAAATCGTTTAGAGCTGGTAAACAAAGACAAAAAATCTCCTTTCTTTTCATCACTTTGCAGTACTTGTTTAAACATTCCAGACTCATGAATACTGATTCTTAAAAACAATAATAAAATTCCAAGTCCACCTCCTGCGTAGTAACACAAGCGCCAGTCCTGAAAAATTTGATATACTAAATAAGCTGCGACCGCACCAGAAACCCCAACCGATGCAACTATCATGGTTCCGTAGCCACGTTTTTCTTTTGGTAAAGATTCGGCAACAAGAGTAATTCCAGCTCCTAATTCTCCTGCAAGTCCAATACCCGCAATCAATCGCCAAAACGCATATCCATCAACGGTAGTAACCATTCCATTGGCAATATTTGCTACAGAATAGAGTAGGATAGAACCAAATAAAACGGAGATTCGTCCCTTTTTGTCTCCTAAAATCCCCCACAAAATCCCTCCGAAAAGCATCCCAAACATTTGCATACTAATGAGATATTCGCCTTGGTTTCGAACTGCATCGCCTGTTATTCCTAAGTCATTGAGACTGTCTGTACGAACAATTCCAAAAAGTAATAAATCATAAATATCTACAAAATAACCTAGTGCAGCTACAATTACTGCAGCATTGAGAATGGATTTAGGATTTTTTATAAGCGATTGAGGAGAGTTAGTCATTTGGTTTTGGTCTTTTGGTTTTTCTGGAAATCAAAAATACACAAAAATAAATACCGTCAATTTTAATTTTCTATGGTGCTATTAAACAATTCAATTTATTGTTTCTGAATTCTAGATTTCAATTTGTATTTTTGAAACAAATAATTGCTATCCATGAAAATTGTATTATCGCCTGCCAAGTCATTAAATTTCGAACAAGAATTACCAACTTCTCAATATACATCATCTTCTTTTTTGAAAGAATCAAGACAAGTTCATAAAGTTTTAAAACAACAATCGCCAAAATCTTTATCAGAGTTAATGTCTATTTCGGATAAATTGGCTGATTTGAATTGGAAACGCAATCAGGATTGGAAAACGCCTTTTACACCTGAAAATGCTCGCCCAGCAGTTTATGCTTTTGATGGAGATGTTTATACAGGATTGGATGCTTATTCTATTCCAATTGAAAAAATGGAAGAGCTTCAAGATAAATTACGAATTTTATCGGGGCTTTATGGATATTTAAAACCATTGGATTTAATTCAGCCATATCGTCTGGAAATGGGAACTAAATTACCTATTGGCGAAAGCAAAAATTTATATGAATTCTGGAAAAAAAACTTGACAAATTCATTGAATAAAGAACTGAAAAAAGACGAGTTGTTTATCAATTTGGCTAGTAATGAATATTTCTCTGCAGTTGATGTGAAAGGGTTGAAAGTACCAGTAATTACTCCAGAATTTAAGGATTACAAAGATGGGAATTTAAAAATCATTAGCTTTTTTGCAAAGAAGGCAAGAGGATTGATGGTTCGTTATATTTTGGATACCAATGCGCAAACGCTTGATGATTTAAAAGGCTTTAATTATGAAGGTTACCAATTTGATGGAAATTTATCCAAAGGCAATAATTTGGTTTTCACGAGATAGATTTAAACAGGCCAAATAAAATGTAAAAAGAATAGGCAGGAGTT
The Flavobacterium sp. 5 DNA segment above includes these coding regions:
- the yaaA gene encoding peroxide stress protein YaaA, which encodes MKIVLSPAKSLNFEQELPTSQYTSSSFLKESRQVHKVLKQQSPKSLSELMSISDKLADLNWKRNQDWKTPFTPENARPAVYAFDGDVYTGLDAYSIPIEKMEELQDKLRILSGLYGYLKPLDLIQPYRLEMGTKLPIGESKNLYEFWKKNLTNSLNKELKKDELFINLASNEYFSAVDVKGLKVPVITPEFKDYKDGNLKIISFFAKKARGLMVRYILDTNAQTLDDLKGFNYEGYQFDGNLSKGNNLVFTR
- a CDS encoding DUF2167 domain-containing protein — encoded protein: MKKITLTIISCLITYFMYSQDEASVKKMDSIEKSFKYEHGTINLKNGVGKINVPKGFKYLNPVQAERVLVDLWGNPKDDNLTLGLLLPENQGILSQNGYVFNIQYDEIGHVEDDDADDINYDDLLTEMQKETVEENKERQKAGYEPVNIVGWAAKPFYDKDRKILHWAKEIKFGKDPINTLNYNVRVLGRKGVLVLNAIATENDLPLVQKDINKVLDIVQFNDGYKYDDFDSSVDEVAAWTIGGLVAGKVLAKVGFFAIFAKFAKVIILALLGFFGAFKNKVKGWFSKNKNNENEEETNELEEPVAQIEETEKIEEPETVDKEI
- a CDS encoding adenosine deaminase, whose translation is MKLFHTFLFCILFNVGFSQSTEQYFEKIRNNEAALTAFFAQMPKGGDLHHHYSGSIYAEPLLAHAIAQDFYLNTQTMTVSKEKQTGTDWVLFSTLQKNGELEAYKQKVMHKWSVKDFNYVDYPSDKQFFESFMKFEPATNGNFEAGLLELKNRAIKENVSYIETQLSTIPCAIQTNDLAKFNTQLRKMVANKNEKAVMQSLDSLYTIFIKNDAKKYATDFNTNFVGKMHNELKIDDKQFTMRYQNFVLRFMEPVDLFKNLVVAFISADSSPLMAGVNIVSPEDGETSMKDYELHMLMFKYCHSRFPKVKYTLHAGELTLGLVRPEELSWHINAAVYTAGANRIGHGVDIAYEDKSYDLLRYMAKNDIPVEINLTSNEFILKVKENRHPILLYKEFGVPIVISTDDAGILRTNMTEQYVLLAKRYPTISYTDIKQFVYNSINYSFIQDKAVKKQLIQNLDSRFKTFESNFPLK
- a CDS encoding ATP-binding cassette domain-containing protein, which gives rise to MKHWDILLSNQVDKKNFIDTLLSGKIQGKLSDFNTQKGILFSDISIQKLIEEEFKHDSIEATVEAHRNLRTFSSGERKKEFLKYCLKQNPDYIILDNPMDHLDQKSRLELATAIETISNSVRIIQLVNRTADLLPFISNKAQIENNSFELNDIKITEDHSLENNEYKIPIHKEVFKDGILIKMNKISVSYDERSIIDSLSWTIKQGEFWQLIGPNGSGKSTLLSLISGDNTKGYGQDIELFGRKKGSGESIWEIKKKIGSFSTSMTDLFNRNTTLEEMILSGFFDSIGLYRQPTTLQRKIVSQWLDLIEMTPLKNKIFNRLSIGQQRVALITRAVLKHPPLLILDEPIEGLDDHNVALVIQLINTIKRETNITILFVSHRIEPNLAPNSVLELQPSPTGSKGVIKQHI
- a CDS encoding MFS transporter — protein: MTNSPQSLIKNPKSILNAAVIVAALGYFVDIYDLLLFGIVRTDSLNDLGITGDAVRNQGEYLISMQMFGMLFGGILWGILGDKKGRISVLFGSILLYSVANIANGMVTTVDGYAFWRLIAGIGLAGELGAGITLVAESLPKEKRGYGTMIVASVGVSGAVAAYLVYQIFQDWRLCYYAGGGLGILLLFLRISIHESGMFKQVLQSDEKKGDFLSLFTSSKRFYKYLQCILIGVPLWFLVGVLITFSPEFAKALGVEHAETIVAGKAIAFCYAGLVFGDIASGLFSQWLKSRKKIMCLFLVFNLIMVFVYLNAFGISASTFYLLCFTMGISVGYWVLFVTIAAEQFGTNIRATVTTTVPNFVRGSLPLIILIYSFFRDRIFEGDILKAGMIVGSILSIGSLLALWKLKETFHVDLDYTENQQ